A region from the Pempheris klunzingeri isolate RE-2024b chromosome 17, fPemKlu1.hap1, whole genome shotgun sequence genome encodes:
- the LOC139216753 gene encoding migration and invasion enhancer 1-like: MGVTIEVEYCGGUGYGPRYQELARVVKGEFPDAVVSGFVGRQSSFEIKINQQLVFSKLETSGFPYEDDVLNAIQQAFDGTPVQKITKSRAPCVIM; encoded by the exons ATGGGGGTGACGATTGAAGTGGAGTACTG TGGCGGATGAGGGTACGGACCCCGCTATCAGGAGCTCGCCCGGGTGGTGAAGGGAGAGTTTCCTGATGCGGTGGTGTCAGGCTTCGTGGGAAGACAAA GCAGCTTCGAGATCAAAATCAACCAGCAGCTCGTTTTCTCCAAGCTGGAGACCAGTGGGTTCCCCTATGAGGACGAC GTGCTGAATGCGATCCAGCAGGCGTTTGATGGGACCCCCGTGCAGAAGATCACAAAAAGCCGGGCTCCGTGTGTCATCATGTAA
- the ngfra gene encoding tumor necrosis factor receptor superfamily member 16 has protein sequence MSPSVRLLVGCALVALALASKTERAVLLPCSSGQYTSSGECCLECPPGEGVVRKCGAKQTVCAQCLDSETFSESYSHTEQCRPCTECTGLMRMETPCTDSNDAICICNYNYFFNQRSSLCEPCTVCPAGKGVYAHCEHNHDTMCEECVDDTFSDRESSLDPCLPCTICDDETEIQLAECTPTSDSVCHNPLLPTYFSPTSDMGPSPPSFTNYFFPDGSDSPLPGAETTTSSAGSPRFLGHGLNENLIPIYCSILAAVVVGLVAYIVFKRWNSCKQNKQAANNRAATNNQMVTPEGEKLHSDSGISVDSQSLQEQQQQQQQAQAEVQAPPSRSQEHIVVRVDGGPQPDTPPPEV, from the exons ATGAGTCCCTCCGTGCGGCTGCTGGTCGGATGCGCTCTG GTGGCGTTGGCGTTGGCATCTAAGACGGAGCGGGCGGTGTTGCTCCCGTGTAGCTCGGGTCAGTACACCAGCAGCGGGGAGTGCTGCCTGGAGTGTCCACCTGGGGAGGGCGTGGTCAGGAAGTGTGGCGCCAAGCAGACGGTCTGCGCCCAGTGTTTGGaca GTGAGACCTTCTCAGAGAGCTACAGTCACACGGAGCAGTGCCGGCCCTGCACCGAGTGCACCGGCCTCATGCGCATGGAGACGCCCTGCACCGACTCCAACGACGCCATCTGCATCTGCAACTACAACTATTTCTTCAACCAGAGGTCTAGCCTCTGCGAGCCCTGCACGGTGTGCCCAGCAGGCAAGGGGGTGTACGCTCACTGCGAGCACAACCACGACACGATGTGCGAGGAGTGTGTGGACGACACCTTCTCTGACCGGGAGAGCTCCCTGGACCCTTGCCTGCCCTGCACCATCTGTGATGACGAAACCGAGATCCAGCTGGCCGAGTGCACGCCGACCAGCGACTCAGTCTGTCACA ATCCTCTCCTTCCAACATATTTCTCTCCCACCTCCGACATGGGTCCGTCTCCACCCTCCTTCACTAACTACTTCTTCCCCGATGGCTCTGACAGCCCATTGCCGGGAGCGGAGACGACCACGTCCAGCGCCGGCTCTCCTCGCTTCCTCGGTCACGGGCTCAATGAAAACCTCATCCCCATCTACTGCTCCATCCTGGCCGCCGTGGTGGTGGGCCTCGTGGCCTACATCGTCTTTAAGAG GTGGAATAGCTGCAAACAGAACAAGCAGGCGGCCAATAACCGAGCGGCTACAAACAACCAGATGGTGACGCCGGAGGGAGAGAAGCTGCACAGCGACAGCGGCATCTCGGTGGACAGTCAGagtctgcaggagcagcagcagcagcagcagcaggcccagGCCGAGGTCCAGGCTCCACCCTCACGCTCACAGGAGCATATCG tggtGAGGGTGGATGGTGGCCCCCAGCCTGACACGCCCCCCCCTGAagtctga
- the LOC139216973 gene encoding GTPase IMAP family member 8-like, which translates to MVVIRAGGIVRLMEDDDLRVRLGGGWRPSPLNVVLVGGRNSRRSCVGNLILGREAFEAAESPRCSRRLDVVGGQWVAVVNTPGWWCDFGARDTCELVRREIVSSVSLCSPGPHVVLITVKVSSAFSERRRRALEEHVALLGGDVWGHCMVVFTCADRGAEEVVQRGGQALRWLSDRCGQRCHSVVLSRDGGASELLQRILQLVADNGHRVLEVQEELLQEAAEQRSREEEGARQRRVRARRQRSLLRERLLPQTDIRMVLVGAKGSGKTSTLNTILGREGGGGLRRTAQCLVGRAVVFGRRVTVVDTPGWWMNFFCDESPAFERRELLLSPSLCPPGPHVFLLVIRPDRAFGDACRRAAQEHLQLLGEHIWSRVIVLFSFGDWLGATGPEQVIESEGRPLQRLVELCGNRYHVVDNAGSRDGFQVRELIGKVEELLAGSGGHYQVQRKVMEQLEERKRREEQRAEERRRRKERRRQAARSRREKLGRLSEVRLVLVGGRKTGKSSCGNTILRRESFPAGSHTSSCSEHRVTVSGRAVAVLDAPDGFSVTSDLLLGPCAVLVVVNASASFTDAHGEAAERQLAAGGGQAWSRAAVLFSHGDWLGDSSIEQRIESEEALRRLVERCGSRYHVLDNKRRDGGQVDRLVELVEETLGGDGSESRQTSLSSAGGAAAGGGGAGAGAAGCGTLDADSSCRRCCSVPVLPAGLRLTVNLPVLLPPGALHHLRADSQVSLLSLRYPTMPLAPPHSHLAPTWRPSESGRLQTPVDQQGPSSLDELEAFIDSYSQVVWEQTLDSPGPPRPPTEQEDPQEEGLWRLELLKEIRGDVAELRRSVELSWRTIRELQGGAAPNTQPW; encoded by the exons atggtggtcatacgggcaggagggatcgtgaggttgatggaggatgatgatctgagagtccggctgg GGGGCGGATGGCGTCCTTCGCCATTAAACGTCGTCCTTGTTGGAGGGAGGAACTCCAGGAGGAGCTGTGTGGGGAACCTCATCCTGGGACGGGAGGCGTTTGAGGCGGCAGAGAGCCCCCGGTGTTCCCGCCGGCTGGACGTGGTGGGGGGGCAGTGGGTCGCTGTGGTCAACACCCCCGGCTGGTGGTGTGACTTTGGCGCCAGGGACACGTGTGAGCTGGTGAGGAGGGAGATAGTGAGCAGCGTGTCGCTGTGCTCTCCTGGCCCACACGTGGTCCTCATCACGGTCAAGGTGAGCTCGGCCTTCTCAGAGCGCCGCCGCAGGGCCCTGGAGGAGCACGTGGCCCTGCTGGGGGGGGACGTGTGGGGCCACTGCATGGTGGTCTTCACCTGTGCTGACAGGGGGGCAGAGGAGGTGGTCCAGAGGGGGGGACAGGCCCTCCGCTGGCTCAGTGACAGATGTGGTCAGAGGTGCCACAGTGTCGTCCTGAGCCGGGACGGCGGAGCCAgcgagctgctgcagaggatccTGCAGCTGGTCGCCGACAACGGACACAGAGTGTtggaggtgcaggaggagctCCTCcaggaggctgcagagcagcggagcagagaggaggagggggcccGGCAGAGGAGGGTCAGAGCGAGGAGACAGCGGTCCCTCCTGAGAG AGAGGCTGCTGCCCCAGACAGACATCCggatggtgttggtgggagcaAAGGGTTCTGGGAAAACCTCCACGCTGAACACCATCCTGGGCAGAGAGGGCGGTGGGGGACTGAGGAGGACGGCCCAGTGCCTGGTGGGGCGGGCCGTGGTGTTCGGGAGGCGAGTGACTGTGGTGGACACCCCGGGCTGGTGGATGAACTTCTTCTGTGACGAGAGTCCGGCGTTCGAGCGCcgggagctgctgctcagcccgTCCCTGTGCCCCCCGGGGCCTCACGTCTTCCTGCTGGTCATCCGCCCGGACAGAGCCTTCGGGGACGCCTGCAGGAGGGCGGCGCAGGAGCACCTCCAGCTGCTGGGGGAGCACATCTGGAGCCGCGTCATCGTGCTGTTCAGCTTCGGGGACTGGCTGGGAGCCACCGGTCCCGAGCAGGTCATCGAGAGCGAGGGACGGCCTCTGCAGCGGCTCGTGGAGCTATGCGGCAACAGGTACCACGTGGTGGACAATGCCGGGAGCCGGGACGGCTTTCAGGTCAGGGAGCTGATCGGGAAGGTCGAGGAGCTGCTGGCCGGCAGCGGTGGGCACTACCAAGTGCAGAGGAAGGtgatggagcagctggaggagaggaagaggagagaggagcagagagctgaggagaggcggaggaggaaggagagacgAAGGCAGGCGGCGAGGTCTCGACGGG AGAAGCTCGGCCGTCTCTCGGAGGTGAGGCTGGTGCTTGTCGGCGGGAGGAAAACGGGGAAGAGTTCCTGTGGAAACACCATCCTGAGAAGAGAGAGCTTCCCCGCCGGCTCCCACACGTCCTCCTGCTCCGAGCACCGAGTCACGGTCAGCGGCCGGGCGGTGGCGGTGCTGGACGCCCCGGATGGCTTCTCGGTGACCTCCGACCTCCTGCTGGGCCCCTGCGCCGTCCTCGTGGTGGTCAACGCGAGCGCCTCGTTCACAGACGCCCACGGGGAGGCCGCGGAGAGGCAGCTGGCGGCCGGAGGAGGCCAGGCGTGGAGCAGGGCGGCGGTGCTGTTCAGCCACGGTGACTGGCTGGGCGACAGCAGCATCGAGCAGCGCATCGAGAGCGAAGAGGCCCTGCGGAGGCTGGTGGAGCGCTGTGGGAGCAGATACCACGTCCTGGACAACAAACGGCGGGATGGAGGTCAGGTGGACCggctggtggagctggtggaggagacGCTGGGCGGAGACGGTTCAGAGAGCCGTCAGACGTCCCTCAGCT cagcaggaggagctgcagcaggaggaggaggagcaggagcaggtgcAGCAGGGTGTGGTACCCTGGAcgcagacagcagctgcaggaggtgCTGCTCTGTCCCGGTGCTCCCTGCTGGTCTCAGGTTGACGGTGAACCTGCCGGTCCTGCTCCCCCCTGGTGCTCTTCATCACCTGAGGGCTGACAGCCAGGTGAGTCTGCTCTCACTCAGATATCCCACAATGCCTCTGGCTCCGCCTCACAGCCACCTGGCCCCCACATGGCGGCCATCTGAGTCCGGACGTCTGCAGACCCCCGTGGACCAGCAGGGCCCCAGCAGCCTGGACGAGCTGGAGGCCTTCATCGACTCCTACTCTCAGGTGGTCTGGGAGCAGACCCTGGACTCTCCTgggcccccccgcccccccacgGAGCAGGAGGACCCACAGGAGGAGGGGCTCTGGAGGCTGGAGCTCCTGAAGGAGATCAGGGGGGACGTGGCCGAGCTGAGGAGGAGTGTGGAGCTCAGCTGGAGGACCATACGGGAGCTCCAGGGAGGGGCCGCACCCAACACACAGCCATGGTGA